A genomic segment from Aegilops tauschii subsp. strangulata cultivar AL8/78 chromosome 1, Aet v6.0, whole genome shotgun sequence encodes:
- the LOC109748095 gene encoding uclacyanin 1-like: MGAKVLMLITVAMAMLGMVLGASHTVGAPAGSWDLQTNYTLWASRTRFTTGDELQFQYSTTVHNVVEVRKAGYDSCNSSSPIATFLTGKDVVPLAAIGTRYFICGVPGHCVAGMKVQVNVKSKAVRTVQRCRGTGKRLRCRSETVLSSATTGGIDQFAVARLALNCHLPRKCYNLSRADLVYLVVVFGRKYQVLANVPKLYDNGEAPLPCRLCNF; this comes from the exons ATGGGGGCTAAAGTTCTTATGCTGATCACCGTGGCCATGGCCATGCTCGGGATGGTGCTCGGCGCAAGTCACACAGTGGGCGCGCCGGCCGGATCATGGGACCTGCAAACCAACTACACCCTGTGGGCTTCGAGAACTAGGTTCACCACCGGCGATGAGCTCCAGTTTCAGTACTCCACCACCGTGCACAATGTGGTGGAGGTGAGAAAGGCTGGGTACGACTCCTGCAACAGCTCCAGCCCCATCGCGACGTTCTTGACCGGCAAAGATGTCGTCCCACTTGCAGCCATTGGGACGCGGTACTTCATCTGCGGCGTTCCAGGGCATTGCGTTGCTGGTATGAAGGTTCAAGTCAATGTGAAGTCGAAGGCAGTGCGGACAGTACAACGGTGCCGAGGGACGGGGAAGCGGCTTCGGTGCCGGTCCGAGACTGTATTAAGCTCGGCCACAACAGGTGGCATTGATCAGTTTGCGGTGGCGCGGCTAG CTTTGAATTGTCATTTACCTCGCAAATGTTATAACCTCTCCAGGGCCGACCTT GTGTACTTAGTGGTAGTATTTGGACGTAAGTACCAGGTTCTAGCCAATGTGCCCAAG CTATATGACAACGGCGAGGCGCCCTTACCCTGCAGACTATGCAACTTTTGA